A stretch of Dysidea avara chromosome 5, odDysAvar1.4, whole genome shotgun sequence DNA encodes these proteins:
- the LOC136255006 gene encoding uncharacterized protein, whose translation MDTLQRARASRRGGRSFVTKLLTKAQAITETYTDDTRESISSEDREGIELVLTQVSSKKRQLEELDQTIAAALTTEQELEDEVGDTEMYHFNLTERMASLRKFTISPVLLAKTKAHSGSSQNRPISDNSTDQRPEDNNTQPENADHEQDYSSTGHTAAAGVVSNSLPHTHVARNVGQSVGQFVSRLPKLTLPTFSGEPLQFQTFWDSFVAAIHNDEGLTGVQKFHYLRAQLQGDAYNVIDNLPLTDLNYEHSVALLKERFGQPYKLVDAHMNALMHLPKPVNSLTSLQNFHDKLESHMRALMSLGKSPDTYSTMLTRMVLGKLPADLRKQFARDNSGGEWTIRDVMTCILKEIRVLEIGHYSNDSNKEFHSTAASLHTGAAKSAGQREKREPVCTYCKGSHTANQCTVVTDHQQRTSIVKGAGLCFNCLAHHRVSQCTSRRRCKQCNQKHHTSLCHSLIATTRNPQPPPPSTPQLSPAPVANHIQLVPPPQAPPAASTSALTTVSRPQTPLEYIRSPCLLKTAITTVSAGPYSTEGNILLDEGAQRSFISQDLADRLCLKTTNRERVSLSSFGNRASSARLLQVATISIHTIGQSPITISVLVVPQLAAPLQNSMRMELTKLPYLKGLQLAHPVTEDDNFEINVLVGADYYWTFVQDQVIRGNGPTAVKSHLGYLLSGPLLQPSAAANLIQVNFTAVDDLSLDTFWKTESTGISSTTMDSDNHFLKDYMQSNIKRQPDGALSLKFPWKEDHPPLPSNFSICAKRTRSLAKRLAKTPELLSMYGQIIADQESKGFIERVNDFNTKQSHYIPHRPVRKDSATTPVRIVYDCSCKQSSHYPSLNDCLQVGPPFLNHLCAILLRFRLFMYGLSADIEKAFLHVQLDESDRDYTRFLWLSNPLDPNSTFQLYRFKVVLFGASCSPFMLNAAITFHLQQHQTPVSANLLDSLYVDNVVTGCDTEQEATQYFLESRSLMNLSKFNLRTWASNSPMLRNLAHQHSVAETEEVVKVLGLCWNVQLDELYLYSKPDLATCTPVTKRDILRYTASIFDPLGLATPVTITAKLLLQELWQGNVSWDAELAKPCQIRWATITTDISTALQQKFPRQYIPMLQAADLSSAVLHVFADASPKAYGAAVYIQCGNYSSLVMSKSRVAPIKQHSLPRLELMAAVVAARLGPFVVDSFKLSATIYYWSDSQIVLCWLKSKKKLKPFIAHRVKEIQSKSSLWQYCPTASNPADLLTRGLTASQLADSVLWRNGPSWLSSPAKWPIWNPSEAMIIQAVTADDPLSTAGVHNTAILPPTTGLHNIVDPSAYSSYTKLLDVTAYVLRFAHNTRQKLFKLTGSLTPSEISIANLRWVGNVQHRCFPEELSCLQSTNRASRLPLVRQLRLYVDHTGLIRCGGRIHNAPLAESAKFPLLLPQKDPFTSLLIWHIHKQQYHAGVSMTLTSLRQMYWVPCARQRIRSLLRKCVTCKKLAGKPYSAPDPPPLVKARVQQSMPFEVTGIDFSGALYVRGIGGEHKVYICLFTCAVSRAVHLEIVTDLTVECFLQAFRRFSSRRSLPRLVLSDNGSTFLSAAAELKALFSSPSLTDTLARTGVEWKFIPKRAPWFGGFWERLIGLTKSVLKKVLGRAFTTLNSLQTLIVEIEGILNNRPLTTAPTDINDPDPITPAHLLYGRKAACVPYHVTTEYDYSDPDFGDTNIQTRAKKQGALLQHFWTRWRQEYLTGLREFHQTSGSNVQTIKSGAIVLVHDDTPRLTWRLAVVEDTISGQDGLIRAANIRTSTGRTNRPITKLYPLEVSTAESSSIQKQNYQHKKKLSDSVAQNPTVEAASGSSKHTRPIRQAAIRGRQQVQKWTRTLCGPPEDVEN comes from the coding sequence ATGGATACCCTTCAGCGCGCCCGTGCCTCCAGACGTGGCGGGCGCTCCTTCGTGACCAAGCTTCTCACCAAAGCTCAGGCGATCACTGAAACTTACACCGACGACACCCGGGAATCTATTTCGTCCGAAGACAGGGAAGGGATAGAACTCGTCCTCACTCAAGTCTCGTCGAAGAAACGCCAACTGGAAGAACTGGACCAGACGATCGCAGCAGCACTAACAACAGAACAAGAACTGGAAGACGAAGTTGGGGATACTGAGATGTACCACTTCAACCTAACTGAACGCATGGCCAGTTTGCGGAAGTTCACCATTTCTCCTGTGCTGCTAGCGAAGACTAAGGCCCATTCAGGAAGTTCTCAGAACCGTCCTATCTCTGACAACAGTACTGATCAACGGCCAGAGGACAATAACACTCAACCAGAGAATGCTGATCATGAGCAGGACTATTCATCAACAGGGCACACAGCAGCTGCTGGAGTGGTGAGTAACTCATTGCCGCATACACATGTTGCACGCAATGTGGGTCAGTCTGTGGGGCAGTTTGTAAGCCGCTTACCCAAACTTACCCTCCCAACATTTAGCGGGGAACCACTTCAATTCCAGACTTTCTGGGATTCCTTTGTGGCGGCTATCCACAATGATGAGGGTTTAACAGGGGTCCAGAAATTCCATTACTTAAGGGCACAATTGCAAGGGGATGCATACAATGTAATCGATAACCTCCCGCTCACTGACCTGAACTATGAACATTCTGTGGCTTTGCTTAAAGAAAGGTTTGGGCAGCCTTATAAGTTGGTTGATGCCCATATGAATGCCCTAATGCACCTTCCAAAACCTGTTAATAGCCTGACTAGCCTACAGAATTTTCATGACAAGCTGGAAAGCCACATGAGAGCTTTGATGTCTCTGGGAAAGTCTCCAGACACCTACAGTACTATGCTGACCCGCATGGTCTTAGGAAAGCTTCCTGCTGACCTTAGAAAGCAGTTTGCTAGGGACAATAGTGGTGGTGAGTGGACCATCAGGGATGTCATGACTTGCATCCTTAAGGAAATCCGCGTCCTTGAAATAGGACATTACTCTAATGACTCTAACAAAGAGTTCCACTCCACAGCTGCATCCCTCCACACCGGAGCAGCTAAATCTGCAGGCCAACGAGAGAAGAGGGAACCAGTTTGCACCTACTGCAAGGGCTCGCACACAGCCAACCAGTGCACTGTTGTTACAGACCACCAGCAACGCACGTCTATTGTAAAGGGAGCAGGTCTGTGCTTTAATTGCCTGGCACACCATAGAGTGTCACAGTGCACCTCCCGCAGACGTTGCAAACAGTGCAACCAGAAACACCACACAAGCTTGTGTCATTCTCTCATTGCTACAACCAGAAATCCACAGCCACCACCCCCTAGCACCCCTCAGCTATCCCCTGCCCCTGTAGCAAACCACATTCAGTTAGTGCCTCCTCCGCAGGCCCCCCCTGCTGCTAGTACAAGTGCACTTACCACTGTCTCTAGGCCCCAAACCCCCCTTGAGTATATTCGTAGTCCCTGCCTGCTGAAGACTGCTATCACCACAGTCTCTGCAGGTCCGTATAGCACAGAAGGAAACATTCTCCTTGATGAAGGCGCACAGCGCTCCTTCATCTCTCAGGACCTCGCAGATAGACTTTGTCTGAAGACAACAAACAGAGAACGGGTATCTTTGTCATCCTTTGGAAACCGTGCATCTTCTGCCAGACTCCTTCAAGTAGCTACAATCTCAATACACACAATTGGTCAGAGCCCTATTACTATCTCAGTTTTGGTTGTACCTCAGCTGGCTGCTCCACTACAGAACTCCATGCGGATGGAGCTTACCAAGTTACCCTACTTGAAGGGCTTGCAGTTAGCTCACCCTGTCACAGAGGATGACAACTTCGAGATTAATGTTCTTGTAGGTGCCGATTACTATTGGACATTTGTCCAAGACCAAGTCATACGTGGCAATGGCCCTACAGCTGTCAAGTCCCATCTAGGCTATTTATTGTCTGGCCCTCTACTGCAGCCATCAGCAGCTGCTAACTTGATTCAAGTAAACTTTACAGCTGTAGATGACCTTAGCCTTGACACCTTCTGGAAAACAGAGTCAACTGGAATTTCCTCAACTACCATGGACAGCGATAACCATTTCTTGAAAGACTACATGCAATCTAATATCAAGCGCCAACCGGATGGAGCCTTGTCCCTGAAATTCCCTTGGAAGGAGGATCACCCCCCTCTGCCTTCCAACTTCTCCATATGTGCCAAGCGTACCAGATCCTTGGCCAAGAGGTTAGCTAAGACCCCAGAACTCTTGAGCATGTATGGCCAGATTATTGCTGACCAAGAGTCCAAAGGCTTCATTGAGAGAGTCAATGATTTCAACACCAAACAATCTCATTACATCCCCCATCGACCTGTTAGGAAGGACTCGGCTACCACACCAGTCCGCATAGTGTATGACTGCAGCTGCAAGCAGTCATCCCACTACCCTAGCCTCAATGACTGCCTTCAGGTAGGCCCACCCTTCCTTAACCATCTGTGTGCCATACTGCTACGCTTTCGTTTGTTTATGTATGGTCTGTCTGCTGACATCGAGAAAGCGTTCCTTCACGTACAGCTTGATGAGTCTGACAGAGACTATACACGCTTTCTCTGGTTGTCTAACCCGCTTGACCCCaacagtacatttcaactgtatCGCTTTAAGGTTGTCCTGTTTGGAGCTAGCTGCTCACCGTTTATGCTCAATGCAGCTATCACCTTTCACCTACAACAGCATCAAACACCAGTATCTGCCAATCTCCTTGACAGTCTATATGTCGACAATGTAGTCACTGGCTGTGACACTGAACAAGAGGCCACTCAATACTTCTTAGAGTCACGTTCATTGATGAACTTATCGAAGTTCAACCTCCGCACCTGGGCGTCTAACAGTCCAATGCTCAGGAATCTAGCACACCAGCACAGTGTAGCTGAGACTGAAGAGGTTGTCAAGGTCCTTGGCCTATGCTGGAATGTTCAGCTTGATGAATTGTATCTCTACTCCAAACCTGATCTTGCCACTTGCACTCCAGTGACGAAGCGTGATATCTTGCGGTACACAGCTTCAATCTTTGACCCACTTGGTCTAGCCACTCCAGTAACAATAACTGCCAAGTTGTTACTTCAAGAACTTTGGCAAGGTAATGTATCTTGGGATGCGGAATTGGCTAAACCCTGTCAGATCAGATGGGCTACCATAACAACAGATATCTCAACTGCTTTACAACAAAAATTTCCACGACAGTACATACCTATGCTCCAAGCAGCAGACCTTTCTTCTGCTGTCCTACATGTCTTCGCTGACGCCAGCCCAAAGGCATATGGAGCTGCTGTCTACATCCAATGTGGCAACTATTCTTCACTTGTAATGTCAAAATCTCGTGTAGCTCCCATCAAGCAACACTCGCTGCCTAGGCTTGAACTTATGGCCGCAGTTGTAGCAGCTCGCCTAGGCCCCTTTGTGGTGGATTCATTCAAGCTTAGTGCCACCATTTACTACTGGTCTGACAGCCAAATAGTTCTGTGCTGGCTCAAAAGCAAGAAGAAGCTTAAACCTTTCATCGCACATAGGGTGAAAGAGATTCAGTCCAAATCATCACTATGGCAATATTGTCCAACAGCTTCCAATCCTGCAGATCTTTTGACCCGTGGATTGACAGCATCACAACTGGCCGATTCAGTGTTGTGGCGAAATGGCCCCTCTTGGCTGTCATCTCCTGCCAAGTGGCCCATCTGGAATCCTTCTGAAGCCATGATTATACAAGCTGTCACTGCTGATGACCCGCTATCAACTGCTGGGGTCCACAACACAGCTATATTGCCACCTACCACTGGCTTGCACAACATTGTTGATCCTTCAGCTTACAGTAGCTACACCAAGCTGCTAGACGTAACTGCGTATGTTCTGCGTTTTGCCCATAACACCAGGCAAAAGCTCTTTAAGCTCACAGGATCACTAACCCCATCTGAAATATCCATTGCCAATCTTCGATGGGTGGGTAATGTGCAGCACAGGTGCTTCCCAGAGGAACTAAGCTGTCTACAGTCGACTAATCGTGCATCAAGACTGCCACTGGTGAGGCAGCTCCGACTCTATGTGGATCACACTGGCTTGATCCGTTGTGGTGGTAGAATACATAATGCACCGCTCGCAGAATCAGCTAAATTTCCTCTTCTTCTACCACAAAAGGACCCATTTACCTCCCTTCTCATCTGGCACATACACAAGCAACAATACCATGCTGGGGTTAGCATGACACTGACATCCCTCCGCCAAATGTATTGGGTGCCATGTGCAAGGCAAAGAATAAGATCCTTACTGAGGAAGTGCGTGACCTGCAAGAAATTAGCTGGTAAACCATACTCTGCACCGGATCCTCCCCCACTGGTGAAGGCCCGTGTACAACAATCCATGCCATTTGAAGTCACTGGGATCGACTTCTCAGGTGCTCTGTATGTGAGAGGCATTGGAGGAGAACACAAGGTGTACATTTGTCTATTCACCTGCGCTGTAAGTCGGGCAGTACACCTTGAGATCGTAACAGATCTCACGGTCGAATGCTTTCTACAGGCCTTCCGTCGCTTCAGTAGCAGGAGGTCCTTACCACGCCTTGTATTGTCAGACAATGGCTCAACCTTTCTCTCAGCGGCAGCGGAATTGAAGGCCTTATTCTCCTCACCCTCACTTACAGACACCTTAGCTAGGACTGGGGTAGAATGGAAGTTTATTCCCAAGCGAGCCCCCTGGTTTGGGGGTTTCTGGGAGAGGCTAATCGGGTTAACAAAGTCGGTCTTGAAGAAGGTCCTGGGGAGAGCATTCACAACACTAAACAGCCTTCAAACTTTAATTGTTGAAATAGAGGGTATTCTTAATAACCGGCCCCTTACTACTGCCCCCACAGACATAAATGACCCAGACCCCATCACTCCTGCCCACCTACTGTATGGCAGGAAAGCTGCTTGTGTGCCCTACCATGTGACTACTGAGTACGACTACAGTGATCCAGACTTTGGAGACACCAATATTCAGACAAGAGCTAAGAAACAAGGAGCATTGTTGCAACACTTTTGGACTAGATGGAGGCAAGAATATCTCACTGGGCTTCGAGAGTTTCATCAAACAAGTGGCTCCAATGTTCAAACAATCAAGTCAGGAGCTATTGTTCTAGTGCATGACGATACTCCCCGTCTCACTTGGCGTCTTGCAGTAGTTGAGGACACTATTTCTGGACAAGATGGTCTCATCAGAGCTGCGAATATTAGAACATCAACTGGCAGGACAAACCGTCCAATAACCAAGCTATACCCCCTGGAAGTCAGTACAGCAGAATCCAGTTCCATTCAGAAGCAAAATTACCAACATAAGAAAAAGTTATCAGACAGTGTTGCCCAGAATCCCACAGTTGAAGCAGCAAGTGGTAGTTCCAAACACACTCGACCCATCCGTCAAGCAGCAATTCGAGGAAGGCAACAAGTTCAAAAGTGGACGAGAACACTATGtggccccccggaggatgtcgagaaCTAG